The genomic interval CCCATCCTAGCCTTCCCGAAGGGAAGGAACAAATACATAATTCGTACATTCGTAATCATGAATAATTTTTGGACAAGAACTCTTACTGGCGCGGTGTTTCTGGTAGTGATGGTTGGGGGAATAATCTGGAATTTCTGGTCATACATTGCCCTGTTTTCATTAATTCCCTTGCTGGGAGTATGGGAATTCTATTCGTTGATGAAAGAAAGAATTAGCTTGTCTCAGAAAATTGCCGGTACATTATTAGGATTGATATTACTATTGGCTTCGGGAGGAAAATATTTCGTTCAGGTATCAGACAATTTATTTTCAAATGGATTATTTATCATCATCCTCATCTTCCCACTGTTTTTGATTGTCCGTTTATTCCGTCCCGCTGAACTCTTTACGGTTTTTTCACCTGTCTTGTTTGGAATTCTATATGTAATATTTCCATTTTGTTTTTTACTTCTTTCTTTTTCGTCTGAAAGTTACTGGAACAGTCATAATAATTCTAACATTATTCTCGGATTTTTTTTCCTCATCTGGTCTAACGATACATTCGCATATCTGGTCGGAAGATCATTCGGCAAAACAAAATTATTTGAACGGGTTTCTCCAAAGAAAACATGGGAAGGAACAATCGGAGGAGTTATCTGCACGCAAGGAATCGCTTATATCCTTTCAATTTATTTTACTGAACTCGCAATCATTCAATGGATGGTCGTTGCTGCTATTGTTTCTGTTTTCGGAACTCTTGGCGATTTAGTAGAATCCATGTTCAAACGAAGTCTGGGCGTAAAAGATTCAGGAAATATTCTGCCGGGTCACGGAGGAATTCTGGATAGGTTTGATGGAGTTCTTCTCTCCTCCCCCTTTGTGATGACTTATTTAATGCTGGTGCGTTAAAATTTTCTGACAAGCTTCACATACAATCCCATTCCGTAAGAAGTCTGTGCAATGCCTGAGAAAAGATAATCATCTATCACATGAAGGGAATAATGTTTTGCAAAATCAATTCTCGCTTCTATACCTGCGTAGAATCTGCCATAACCACCATAGCCAATGTTATAAGCTAAGTCAGCAGTTTTTTTTCTTCCGACAATAAAATGAAGCTTTGCATAAAAATATGGTTTGGCTGAAGTATTGAACCACCAGACAATTCCTTTCTCAATTGCAATTGTTGTTCCATAATACGATTTTGTATGAATGTCAAATGTGCAGGGAATTTTAGATATGAATTTATCTTTTTTAAACTTTGTATTCCTGTCAATCGCGCTGTCGATATTCAGCAGAGATGAGCTGCTGTCAAGATTAAAAAGATCATTTACATCAATTCCGTTATAGTGATACGATGAATCAACAGAATATTTCATGGAGTTGCTGTTCCATCGTATAAAACCCAAATCCTTCACTTCAAAAGTTATTCTTCCGTGTTTTTTCCAGAACTCATAAGGCATTTCATAATAAAAGTCGGTTGACAGTCCCATACCGTTTTGAGAAAAATATTTTTTTTGAGAAGTATCTGTTTGGAGAACTTCCATCTGCAGAAACAAATCCATGTACGTTCCGTCATTCGCAGTAAATAAATCTGCAGTCGGAGCTTTAATAGAAATATTTTGTTCTCCGCTAAGCAAAGAAAAAGCAAATCCATAAGACCCATGGTTATAATTTCCCTCCCAATTCCATCCGAAATAAAACTGCTGATAACGGAGAAAGTCTAACGAGAAATTACCCAGATAGGCAGTATTGCCTTCAAACATTTTATTGCCATAAAATAATGTATAAAATAAATCATCAGAAAATTTCATATCCAAATGCCCGCGATCAAAGAAAGAAAAAGAAAAAATTGGTTTGTGGATGCCTTCCAGGGGGTGATGAGAATACGTAAGCCCTATTTTTGTTGCGCTACCCAATCGGTTGCTGGTTAATAATTTTTCAGCAGCACTTTCTTTCAGAAGGCTGTCAATGAAATCGCCTTTGTAGAATGCAAAAATAAAATCATTATTGATAGTGTTTGAATTCAGAAATCCTTCGCCAACAAATTCAATGGTTTGTTCGGATTTTTTTTGCACAACAACGGAATCCTGCGCCCATCCGTTCTCCTTCCAGAATGAAAGAAAGGAAACAACAACTATAAGAAACATTCTCTGATGCATATTATTTCCCCACCGTGTAATTAAAATCTCCAACCAGTTTAACATTCATTTGATAAAAATCATAAATCTTTACATAATTGGGCTGTCCTGCTGTGTTGAATTTTATTTTAAGGTACATTTTTTTTGTTGAACGGAGCAAATTCATTTTATCCTCACTTATTGAAACAGCGAGTTTAGTAAGGCGCTGCCCGGCACAAATATAATTTGCATCCAACTGGGGAGCAAGAATCATATTCGGAGTGTTAATAAGAGAATCAACAATCATAAGATTATCGTTCATTAAATATAATTGCGCTTCGGCAGTGAAAGGGAAACCATTTTCAGCATAAAGATAAAGTATTCCGTGATTGAAATTATCGGCACTTGCATCCATTTTAAAATCCATTGTATCAGCCATAGTGAGGTTATTTGCAACAAGTGAAAGGGGAATAGTCATATTGAAATTAGTTTTTATCAGTTTATTGTAATAAATAAAATCGTTGCTGCCAGAAACATTTCCAAGAGGATTGATTTCAAAATTCATCTGGTAACTCATTCTGTCCGGAAGATTTTGTATAAACGGAAGAATATTAGAAGGAGATGATGGCTTGATTGAAAATTGATAAAGGGAAGAAGTTACATTCCCATTATTATCCACCGCCCGATTAATATTTACTGGTGAGCCGATGATTGGATGTTGAAGGGAAATACTATCACCCGTTCTTGTATTAATGGAAGAAAGA from Bacteroidota bacterium carries:
- a CDS encoding phosphatidate cytidylyltransferase → MNNFWTRTLTGAVFLVVMVGGIIWNFWSYIALFSLIPLLGVWEFYSLMKERISLSQKIAGTLLGLILLLASGGKYFVQVSDNLFSNGLFIIILIFPLFLIVRLFRPAELFTVFSPVLFGILYVIFPFCFLLLSFSSESYWNSHNNSNIILGFFFLIWSNDTFAYLVGRSFGKTKLFERVSPKKTWEGTIGGVICTQGIAYILSIYFTELAIIQWMVVAAIVSVFGTLGDLVESMFKRSLGVKDSGNILPGHGGILDRFDGVLLSSPFVMTYLMLVR